TAGACAGACAAAAAGAAATCCTTAGactaattaaagaaaaaatagatgAGGTGTTAAATCCCAGTAAGGCAAACTATGATCCTACTTTAACAGAAGCTGATATTTTCAAATCTGTAAACATAACTGAAGAACAATATTACTGGGCTTTATCCATTTCACCTGACTCAAACTATGAGCTGCACCTAAAAAGACCAATAGACAGCTgtttcattaataattattttattgctggTATTAAGGGTTTTAGAGCAAATGTTGACTTGCAACCTGTATTTAACCACTACAAGTGCATAACTTATGTGTGCTCGTATTTTACCAAGGATGAGACTGAATGTTCACAGGCAATTATGAATGCTGCAAAGgaagctaagaaagaaaacttgagtgTCAGGGATAGCTTAAAGAGAATTGGTGCTGCTTTCCTTTCTACCAGAGAAGTTAGTTCACAAGAATGTGTTTACAGATGCATGCCTGAACTATGGTTACGAAAAATATTTCCTGCAACAGTTTTTGTTAGTACTGACCCACCAGAAAAAAGGGTACGTATTGCAAAATCAGCAGAAGAACTTGATGAACTGGATAATGAAAGTACTGACATCTTTAAATCTAATATTATTGAGCGATACACTTTAAGACCACAGTGTATTCCCTCTGTAGATAGGCTAAGTCTGGCAGAGTTTGCTGCATACTATTATAAAGAATACAGAAAGGACTGCCAAGAAAAAGGTGATGCTCAACCTGAGGTTTTAACTGACGATGCCATTGAATTACACCACAATTGTGATCCTGATACATTTCTTCCCAACAAAATAACACTAATGAACACAAATGAAGTTATGAAGTGTAGAAAAGTCAAAGCTGTTATAAGATATCACaagccaaacaaaacaaaagaacctGAACTGTATTTTCATCATCTCCTGATCCTGTACTTCCCATGGAGAGATGAAAGAAGTCTTCTAGGAAGTGATCAAACATATGCTTCGAAATTCTATGAGCATAAGGTACAAGCTGTAGTGGAACAAAACAGAGAGAATTTTGAGCCTGATGCTGATGCTGTTACAGAAGCACTTGAATTTGTTAGAAATAACCAGGGCAGTACCATCCACTACAGCTATGATTCTATGAATGACCAAGAAAATGCAGATTTACAATCTGAAGAGCAAGGTGATTCAGTACCAAATGAGTCGTTTAATGAACAATTACCCACACACCTTGTTTCATCGTCAGAAAGTGAGAATAATTCAAACGTAGGAATAACAATGTACAACCAGCCAACAGAAATAAGTGATGATGAGCTACGGGAATGTGTTAGATCATTGAACAAAAGACAGCGCTATGCTTATGATATAATTCTTGCCTGGTGTAGAAGTAAAGTGAAAAACATGAATAGTCTAAAACCCGAAGAAGTAAAaccaatatatttatttataactggtGGAGCAGGTGCTGGTAAAAGTCACTTGATCCAAACAATCTACCACACTGTCACAAAGACTTTTAGACATCCTCCTATGAATCCTGAATTACCTACAGTTCTTTTAATGGCACCTACTGGGGTTGCTGCTATTAACATAGATGGGACAACAATAAACACTGCGTTAGCAATTCCCAAAGAAACAGGTGATAATTTACGTGCAATGTGTGACGAAAAGAAAACACAGATGAGAATGTCGCTAGCTGACCTGAAGTTGATCATAATAGATGAAATTTCTATGGTTGCCAACACTACTTTGCTTCATATCCATCAAAGACTAAAAGAAATTTTTGGCACATCAAATGTACACCTGTTTGCAGGCATTAGCATTCTTGTTATTGGTGATATGTATCAACTTCCACCAATACGCAGGAAACCTGTCtttgcaaattacaaaaatgatGTGTTTAACCTGTACCACCCATGGCACCTATTCACAATGATAGAGCTTGTTGATATAATGAGACAAAAGAATGACCAACCATTTGCTGAACTTTTGAATAGGTTTCGCACAGCAAGTCAAACTGAAGAAGATATCAAGTGCATCCAATCTAGATCTATTGATCTATCAGATGTTAATTACCCATCAGATGCTCTTCATATTTGGGCTGAAAATAATCCAGTCAATCgacacaatgaaatgaaattgcaCCAAATACCTGCACAGTTGTTCCACCTTAAAGCCACAGATCAGTACCCTGTTAATGTATCACAACAAGCTATTAACAGAATTTTAGCTAGACCCAGGTCTGAAACTGGTGGACTTGATGCTAATATTTCTATAAAGGAAACTGCTAGAGTTATGTTAACCAATAACATTGATATTTCGGATAGACTTATAAATGGTCAACTAGGAACTGTTGTTAGAATTGAAgtaaatcaaaataataaaaaacccACCATCATCTATATAAAATTTGATGATGCCAAAGCTGGCAACAGTTTAATTCAAAAGAGTACTAACAGTTTTGTGCGACAGAATAGAGTTGTACCCATAGAACCTGTCctggcaaaaattaaaatacatccaAATAAGCCTTCTTCTCCCGAAATACAGAGAATGCAATTCCCTTTGACATTGGCTTATGCTGTCAGCATCCACAAAGTACAAGGATTGTCACTTAACAGTCTTGTCATTAGTTTTGAGTTGGTCAAACAGAGATCATTCAATTATGGTCAGGTATATGTTGCACTGAGCCGAGCTACCACTTTAAATGGTATTCATATTCTAGGAAAAATTAACAGCAAACATGTGAAAGCAGATCCTCGGGTACATGAAGAATACAAAAGACTGCGAGAAATGTCAAAAAGCAAAGGAACTAATGAAAAATATAAGGACAATGCAACGCTCACTATATGTCTCTTAAACATACGATCACTCAAAAAACATAGTGTAGATATCAAGTATGATGCAAACATAAAGAATAGTGATCTAATTGCATTGACAGAAACACAACTTGTACCTCATAGCAATGATACTGACATAAAATCTCATCTTTTACCATTCACTCTCTACCGGCAAGATCATCCTACTGATAGATTTTTGAGTTTGGCACTGTGTACCAGAAGATCAATAGAAACTAAGGAACATGAATACTTTCCACAAGCAAatgcaatgaaatttgtaataattatgaatAGATCAACAACTATGTGTCCCaagtttacagtgctttttctTTACCGAAAGAACAACTCAAATATAATAGAGTACGTAAGTCATCTACGAAATATCCTTGGCACTTATCCATTTGACATCATTCTTGGTGATTTCAACATCAATTACTTAAATGATGATAGCATTAGACCATTAAAATCTTTAATGACGTCTCTAGGTTATTCACAGTTTGTACAAAATGCAACTTTTGTCTCATCAGGAAACATACTTGATCAAATTTActtaaaatcaacaaaatttgaCATCATAGAGAATACTGTAATTAGTGTCTACTACTCTGACCATGATGCCGTTAAAATATCCATAAAATATAACCAAGATACCAGTATTTAAACatttatattattttaattGTCATGCAAAGCATATAATTTATTTATAGCAATAACTGTAAATATAAAATTTCAATGTAGAAATGTGTCTTGGCAGGAACCATGATGCTGTTAAAATATGCATACACTAGCTATAACTAAAATGATATTATGAAACTTTCATGCAACGATCttttacaatgaaaatgatgaatttttctggagattttgaaaaaaaggtgtcATAAAGATGTCGCAAAGAAATCATAAGTTCAGCTAGAACAAAACTGGAAATTCATAAAATCCTAATCTACCATAGTATCCTCAAAATCAGACAGATTGGTGCACCATCTTGACATGTTTGGTAGGTTTCCTCATAAATATTATCAACATTTATctatataattgttattattatatgatatCATATGGATTAAGCAAAGCAAATTAAATTTAAGACTCTACAACCAATGGAGAGAAAACCATGTTAcacaattttataattaattGTTTTGGATTAGTAAGCAGAGATTTAGATAATCATATGTcaattaatttgaaattattaagataatttttttctagAAGTTGGTAAATTCTATGAATTCCTTTACCAAAATGGATCATGTTCATATGCCACAAGAATGTCCAATCTTGCCTAAGCACCTGAGGAGACAATCTTTTTTTCTAAGCTAGAATTTCCCATAGCCGGAAGGAGAGACTTGAAAGGTCTGCTGACAAGCATTTTACAAGGCACCACCATATGGTGCCTCACGCCCTGTCTGTGTCCCGCACCACAAGTAGGTAAGTTtagatattattatttttcacctTACTCAGATATTGTGAGGCTAGAGTTTCAATAACTATAAATAACAGGCATGCTTCTCATGTAACATACCAGTTCAAACCACCATTGAAGGAAAACTGAAGGTTAAAATCGACAATTtctccaacattttttttttggaaagcttaaCATAACTGAAGTtaagtttgtggagttatttcttCTTGTTCCCTGTGTTTTTGTGAGAAAATTACGTTTGAAAATGGGCTTTTCccactttttcaacattttaagtGGGGGCTAAAAAACTAAATCAGCCACCTgctgtgacgtatgatatgggaaACAGAGATTGCgtaatcaagagaaacaagGTAAACACAAGTACTACtatggatattttctgtttctttgctGTTTCTTCGTGGACTCAGTATCAACAACAAACATCAATCTAAATACTGCTTCTATAAGGCGGCGTTCTCGCAtgtcttccccatatcatacatcataagctgcaaaaataacCACTGACTCCTCCAGTCTGAGCTGCAATGCTGATGGCCCAAAATtggaataaaaacattttttcagcTGGAAAAATGATGAATATGCcagaaaaaagttgaaaagattATTGTGAATGGTTTAAAgcataaataaaaaatgcttattttttgcattcagttctcctttaaaaataaagataagaatcatgataataattataatcattataataataataattattattattactattaccattattattgaAATACCATTAAATAccattatttacaataataaaataatacttatttataaaaataaaatctggATTCTTGTTATTAAatatctttttctcttttacaTGTAGGTGTTAGGATGAATATTCAATCAATTAGTTATCAGAGGATTGTAGGTAGGACTCTTACTAAAGGAactctgatttcttttttcttggtttgcatGTTACATGCTGAAAAATAGTTGTTTCAAAAGTCCCCAGTTGTCTGTTATGTAAATTTCTTTAAGACCAAAAACACTCGAGTTAAACTCACATTCATCTTCCGTAAAAGTTAAAAGTCCTTAAACTTTTCttatttgcttttttctgcagaaatacaatgtacatccaACAAGAGAACATTCTTAGGCTGTTAAGTAAAAactcaagtgaagttatgatcctcacagttatgaatgcaatcttagcaattgcatagagaagcctgaaaatttcaggacatCAACGGGGtctgaacccatgaccttttGATACCGGtgtgacactctaaccaactgagccatgacgCCACTGtctttgggagctggtcatttgtggattcaagtgttctcgtgatgaatgaatcaatgaacaaaatgatatatgatcATTACTGATCAAGTAAATGCTCGGCATCTACATCTATGACCAGAAACACATGAGCTGATCAGCTCCTGCTATGGTCTGGGATTCCAAAAGATTTATACCAAGAGACTGCAACAGTATCCTGCAAACACCTTAAATCAGAAGCAATGAACCGTTACGCTGGCATACCGGTTGTACTTTGATAAAATCTGACAGTAGAatgaaaatttgcataaacatgaCCAAGAACATTGATCTTCAATCAGGCCAAGAGAAAGCCTAcgagcaacaaacaaaattgtggCCGCCAAAACCACAGAGATTAATTGGCACAAGACAGAATAAAGTCCAAACTCCAAACGCGTTAAGCGGATTTATTCAGTATTACACGCATGTAAGACTTAACTCCTCGACAACTTCAAGCTTGAACAGTTTACCGCGGTCCTATTACAGTTGTCGGATATCACAAATTTGTCACGTAACAATTCCTTAAACGGTTTCTAAACGAAAGGAAAAATATGGCTTGTATAATGCTTTAAGTAACACAAAAATGGTTATCTGAAAACTGACTTACGGAACATGCTTGAACCTCTCCAGGTTACAGGTGAAACAGTAAGTCGGCCAAAtgacaa
The Montipora capricornis isolate CH-2021 chromosome 10, ASM3666992v2, whole genome shotgun sequence genome window above contains:
- the LOC138021300 gene encoding uncharacterized protein, whose protein sequence is MRQKNDQPFAELLNRFRTASQTEEDIKCIQSRSIDLSDVNYPSDALHIWAENNPVNRHNEMKLHQIPAQLFHLKATDQYPVNVSQQAINRILARPRSETGGLDANISIKETARVMLTNNIDISDRLINGQLGTVVRIEVNQNNKKPTIIYIKFDDAKAGNSLIQKSTNSFVRQNRVVPIEPVLAKIKIHPNKPSSPEIQRMQFPLTLAYAVSIHKVQGLSLNSLVISFELVKQRSFNYGQVYVALSRATTLNGIHILGKINSKHVKADPRVHEEYKRLREMSKSKGTNEKYKDNATLTICLLNIRSLKKHSVDIKYDANIKNSDLIALTETQLVPHSNDTDIKSHLLPFTLYRQDHPTDRFLSLALCTRRSIETKEHEYFPQANAMKFVIIMNRSTTMCPKFTVLFLYRKNNSNIIEYVSHLRNILGTYPFDIILGDFNINYLNDDSIRPLKSLMTSLGYSQFVQNATFVSSGNILDQIYLKSTKFDIIENTEARRQYTVHQEAERLKAKIQQLDNAKNPSTAGYLLRKNHTLKPHDNTVIKINLNRIEEAEKSLQQIEEKVKIDLELAVLSNGKIKIGRRTSHRFNEDVISVLIVLKTKLVTTKSKLTEFGAKASNIFQRTSAVLQKIDPGLDKDSLCEKGDIHKEIVLNLKQREEKWAELLVSQNVTSQLRSDAKDYLAGLLGKERGEATNSSLVDDKNKDDEDDDDVAWSEEQDESDDDVCSVSVLHKPGEASSSDIEDYGPYWNNSSASTAFLDHLSD